In Mustela lutreola isolate mMusLut2 chromosome 1, mMusLut2.pri, whole genome shotgun sequence, one genomic interval encodes:
- the VSIG2 gene encoding V-set and immunoglobulin domain-containing protein 2 gives MARLPGPILCGALLGFVCLGGPGLAVEVKVPAEPLSTPAGKTAELICSYSTSVGDNFALEWSFVQAGKPISESHPILYFTNGHLYPTGSKAKRASLLQNPPTGGVATLKLTDVDPSDTGTYLCQVNNPPDFYTNGLGLINLTVLVPPSSPLCSKSGQTSVGGSAALKCSSSQGAPRPVYNWVHLGSSPTPSPGSMVQDEVSGQLILTNLSLTNSGTYRCVATNQMGSASCELTLSVTDPSKGRMAGAVIGVLLGVLFLSVAVFCLIKFQKERRKKPKETYGGSDIREDATAPGISEQTSVRADSSKGLLERPPSANSVTTTKSKLPMVV, from the exons ATGGCCCGGCTTCCGGGGCCCATCCTCTGCGGGGCCCTGCTGGGCTTCGTCTGCCTGGGCG GCCCCGGGCTAGCGGTGGAGGTGAAGGTCCCCGCCGAACCCCTGAGCACCCCCGCGGGCAAGACCGCAGAGCTGATCTGCAGCTACAGCACGTCGGTGGGAGACAACTTCGCCCTGGAGTGGAGCTTTGTGCAAGCTGGGAAGCCTATCTCTGAGTCCCATCCC aTTCTGTACTTCACCAATGGCCATCTGTATCCAACTGGTTCTAAGGCAAAGAGGGCCAGCCTACTTCAGAACCCCCCCACAGGAGGGGTAGCCACCCTGAAACTGACTGATGTCGACCCCTCAGACACTGGAACCTACCTCTGCCAAGTTAACAACCCTCCAGATTTCTACACCAATGGGTTGGGGCTAATCAACCTTACTGTGCTTG TGCCCCCTAGTAGTCCGTTGTGCAGTAAGAGTGGTCAGACCTCTGTGGGGGGCTCTGCTGCACTGAAATGCAGCTCTTCCCAGGGAGCCCCCCGGCCAGTGTACAACTGGGTACACCTTGGATCTTCCCCTACACCTTCTCCTGGCAGCATGGTGCAAG ATGAGGTGTCTGGCCAGCTCATTCTCACCAATCTCTCCCTGACCAATTCTGGAACCTACCGCTGTGTGGCCACCAACCAGATGGGCAGTGCGTCCTGTGAGCTGACCCTCTCTGTGACTG ACCCATCCAAAGGCCGAATGGCTGGGGCTGTGATTGGGGTGCTCCTGGGTGTGCTGTTCCTGTCAGTCGCTGTGTTCTGCCTGATAAAGttccagaaagagaggaggaagaaacccAAGGAGACATATGGGGGTAGTGACATTCG GGAGGATGCCACTGCGCCTGGGATTTCTGAGCAAACATCCGTGAGAGCTGATTCTAGCAAAGGGCTCCTGGAGAGGCCCCCCTCTGCCAACAGTGTGACGACCACCAAGTCCAAGCTCCCTATGGTTGTCTGA
- the NRGN gene encoding neurogranin produces the protein MDCCTESACSKPDDDILDIPLDDPGANAAAAKIQASFRGHMARKKIKSGERGRKGPGHGGTGGAGGARGGAGGGPSGD, from the exons ATGGACTGCTGCACC gagAGCGCGTGCTCCAAGCCGGACGACGACATCCTAGACATCCCGCTGGACGATCCTGGCGCCAACGCAGCCGCTGCCAAAATCCAGGCGAGTTTCCGGGGCCACATGGCGCGGAAGAAGATAAAGAGTGGAGAGCGCGGCCGGAAGGGCCCGGGCCACGGGGGAACGGGCGGAGCTGGGGGCGCCCGGGGAGGCGCGGGCGGCGGCCCCAGCGGAGACTAG